In one Bacteroidota bacterium genomic region, the following are encoded:
- a CDS encoding YdeI/OmpD-associated family protein, producing MGKTDTRVELYISKSAPFAQEILWHLTELVHEVCPDAEETMKWSFPCFMYKGSILCSMAAFKQHCAFGFWLESKMKDPKKILSRGKAKNGMGSLGKLTNIKDLPSDKILKDYIKEAMKLIDTGVKLSKKPDDKERKALVIPDYFKKALSKNKNALHTFENFSHANKKEYIVWITEAKRDETRLKRMETAIEWMAEGKIRNWKYIKKYNEKRRLLKIQ from the coding sequence ATGGGAAAAACGGATACACGCGTCGAATTATACATCAGTAAATCTGCGCCTTTTGCACAGGAAATTTTATGGCATCTAACAGAATTAGTTCACGAAGTTTGTCCGGATGCCGAAGAAACCATGAAATGGAGTTTTCCATGCTTCATGTATAAAGGAAGTATTTTATGCAGCATGGCCGCCTTTAAACAACATTGCGCATTTGGTTTTTGGTTAGAATCGAAAATGAAAGATCCCAAAAAGATTTTATCACGCGGAAAAGCAAAAAACGGAATGGGTTCGCTGGGAAAATTAACAAACATCAAAGATTTACCGAGTGATAAAATTCTGAAAGATTACATTAAGGAAGCCATGAAACTGATTGATACGGGTGTAAAACTAAGTAAGAAGCCCGATGATAAAGAAAGGAAAGCTTTAGTTATACCCGATTACTTTAAGAAGGCTCTTAGTAAAAACAAAAACGCCCTACATACTTTCGAAAATTTCAGTCATGCGAATAAAAAGGAATATATAGTCTGGATAACAGAAGCTAAAAGGGATGAAACCAGACTAAAAAGAATGGAAACTGCCATTGAATGGATGGCTGAAGGAAAAATCAGAAACTGGAAATACATTAAAAAATACAATGAAAAACGAAGATTACTTAAAATACAATAA
- a CDS encoding class I SAM-dependent methyltransferase, which yields MKNEDYLKYNKESWNARTEHHFNSGFYEVDAFKQGKNMLNSIELDLLGDIKGKSVLHLQCHFGQDTLSLARIGAKVTGVDFSEEAIKKAKQLNDDLKLDARFICCDVYTLPQHLNEQFDIVFTSYGVIGWLPDMNKWAGVISHFLKPGGKFVMAEFHPVVWMFDNDFSKVEYNYFKADAIVETENGTYADKSAPIKTTTISWNHGLAEVLEALLKNGLRLNKIQEFDYSPYPCFNHVVETEPGKWHIKHIGNRIPMVYALVAEKL from the coding sequence ATGAAAAACGAAGATTACTTAAAATACAATAAAGAGTCGTGGAACGCGCGCACCGAACATCATTTTAATTCGGGCTTTTATGAAGTAGATGCTTTTAAGCAAGGTAAGAATATGCTAAACAGCATAGAATTGGATTTACTCGGCGATATAAAAGGTAAAAGCGTTTTGCATTTGCAATGTCATTTCGGACAAGATACTTTAAGTTTAGCGCGAATAGGGGCTAAAGTTACCGGCGTTGATTTTTCGGAAGAAGCCATTAAAAAAGCCAAACAATTAAACGATGATTTAAAATTAGATGCCCGTTTTATATGCTGTGACGTGTATACATTACCACAACATTTAAACGAGCAATTTGACATTGTATTTACATCTTATGGTGTGATTGGTTGGCTACCGGATATGAATAAATGGGCCGGCGTAATTTCCCATTTCCTGAAACCCGGAGGGAAATTTGTTATGGCTGAATTTCATCCTGTGGTGTGGATGTTTGATAACGATTTCAGTAAAGTAGAATATAATTATTTCAAAGCCGACGCCATTGTGGAAACCGAAAATGGCACCTATGCCGATAAATCCGCACCTATTAAAACAACAACCATTAGCTGGAACCACGGACTTGCAGAAGTTTTGGAAGCTTTACTTAAAAATGGTTTAAGATTAAATAAGATTCAGGAATTCGATTATTCGCCCTACCCTTGCTTTAATCATGTTGTAGAAACTGAACCCGGTAAGTGGCACATTAAGCACATTGGAAATCGAATTCCGATGGTTTATGCATTAGTGGCTGAAAAGTTGTAG
- a CDS encoding cation:proton antiporter, which produces MNCKTEVVRKTKNIGFFVIVLLLCFLSFYFLLHSGKSLEEGKNILPKQSVFSLIDELNYIFKENITHPFAILLFQIFSILFTARTFGYIFNKLGQPTVIGEIIAGVVLGPSILGVFFPEASLFLFPPESLENLHLLSQVGLVLFMFVIGMELDPKILKSNTSKIAVITITGITIPYTLTILLSYFIYAEFAPEGVSFLSFSLFMGVSLSIAAFPVLARIIHERNLTKTKIGSLALTIAAADDILAWCILAVVIAIIKAGSLAGSVFTIMFAAFYLFIMIKLVQPFLRKFGEVYSNKESLNLNITGTIFGILLLSSLITESLGIHALFGAFMAGAIMPPSVNFRRLIIEKIESISLGLLLPLFFAFIGLKTNLGLLNNLHLYEVTFLLIATGIIGKFGGNMLGAKIAGYSWKDSLNLGALMNTRGLIQIVIISVGYELGVFTPELFVMMVLMVIVTTFMTGPLLDIFKFVYRKDGDEIPLKTKNKFKVLLSFANPGSGKKLARIANLISGYSKNSTEIMALHVTPTADITAYQLAEYEKESFKPIKSEALKLGLTIKTNYKVSNDVSEEILSDANSGHYDIMLVGVGQSVFEGTLLGQFIGITANALNPDKLIGTLTGKGGIFKTSNILDEKSNAFINNSKIPVGIFIDHNLDQVEKVLMPVVSISDVFLLFYAKKIIRNSNVQITIVDLNGIIEANTELKEEITNLENYAPGNFHLINRQNWQMIEFYNHHLAILSIDGFKLLSEDIVMGEKETPSFLLIRP; this is translated from the coding sequence TTGAATTGTAAAACTGAAGTGGTAAGAAAAACTAAAAACATTGGCTTTTTTGTAATAGTATTACTGCTATGTTTTTTATCCTTTTATTTCCTTCTTCATTCCGGAAAATCTCTTGAAGAAGGCAAAAATATTCTCCCAAAGCAATCAGTTTTTTCTCTCATTGATGAATTAAACTATATTTTCAAGGAAAACATTACACACCCTTTTGCAATTTTATTATTTCAGATTTTTTCAATTCTTTTCACTGCAAGAACCTTTGGTTATATTTTCAATAAACTTGGTCAGCCAACCGTTATAGGTGAAATAATAGCGGGAGTTGTATTAGGCCCTTCCATATTAGGTGTATTTTTTCCTGAAGCCAGCTTATTCCTGTTTCCTCCAGAATCTTTGGAGAATCTTCATTTATTGAGTCAAGTTGGATTAGTACTATTCATGTTTGTTATTGGAATGGAACTTGATCCTAAAATCTTAAAGAGTAACACATCGAAAATTGCTGTCATAACTATTACCGGAATTACTATTCCGTATACATTGACTATTTTATTGTCCTATTTTATTTATGCTGAATTCGCGCCTGAAGGAGTCAGTTTTTTATCATTCTCTCTCTTTATGGGAGTGTCCTTAAGTATTGCGGCTTTTCCTGTTCTTGCAAGAATTATTCATGAACGTAATCTAACTAAAACAAAAATCGGAAGTTTAGCATTAACAATTGCCGCGGCTGATGATATTTTAGCATGGTGCATTTTAGCAGTTGTCATTGCTATCATAAAAGCAGGAAGTTTGGCAGGCTCTGTATTTACAATAATGTTTGCGGCCTTCTATTTATTTATCATGATTAAATTAGTACAACCTTTCCTCAGAAAATTTGGTGAGGTTTACTCTAATAAAGAATCCCTTAATCTTAATATCACAGGTACAATTTTTGGTATATTATTACTCTCATCATTAATCACTGAATCTTTAGGTATTCATGCTTTATTCGGAGCTTTTATGGCAGGAGCCATTATGCCGCCTTCGGTTAATTTTAGACGCCTAATCATTGAAAAAATTGAATCGATTTCCCTTGGACTTTTATTGCCATTGTTCTTTGCTTTTATAGGTTTAAAAACAAATCTTGGATTGTTAAACAACTTACACCTTTATGAGGTAACATTTTTACTTATAGCTACAGGTATAATTGGAAAGTTTGGCGGAAATATGCTGGGGGCCAAGATAGCTGGTTACAGCTGGAAGGATAGTTTAAATCTTGGTGCCTTAATGAACACACGGGGTTTAATCCAAATTGTCATAATTAGTGTTGGTTACGAGTTAGGAGTTTTTACACCCGAATTATTTGTTATGATGGTTTTAATGGTTATTGTGACAACATTTATGACCGGACCTTTACTTGATATTTTTAAGTTTGTTTATAGGAAAGACGGTGATGAAATTCCACTCAAAACAAAAAACAAATTCAAAGTATTGCTTTCTTTTGCCAATCCCGGTAGTGGTAAAAAACTGGCAAGAATCGCTAACTTAATTTCAGGTTACTCGAAAAACTCAACTGAAATTATGGCTTTGCACGTAACGCCAACTGCTGATATCACCGCTTACCAACTTGCAGAGTACGAAAAGGAGAGCTTTAAACCCATTAAATCAGAAGCACTAAAATTAGGCCTCACCATTAAAACCAATTATAAAGTAAGTAACGATGTGAGCGAAGAAATTTTAAGTGATGCTAATTCCGGTCATTATGATATAATGTTGGTGGGCGTCGGACAATCCGTATTTGAAGGAACTTTGCTTGGTCAATTCATAGGTATCACCGCCAATGCTTTAAATCCGGATAAATTAATAGGAACACTCACGGGAAAAGGCGGGATTTTTAAAACATCAAATATTCTTGATGAAAAATCAAATGCCTTCATCAATAATAGTAAAATTCCCGTAGGTATTTTTATTGATCATAATTTAGACCAGGTAGAAAAAGTACTAATGCCGGTGGTTTCAATAAGCGATGTTTTTCTTTTATTCTACGCTAAAAAAATAATCCGAAACAGTAACGTTCAAATTACCATAGTGGATTTGAACGGCATCATTGAAGCCAACACCGAACTAAAAGAGGAAATAACAAACCTTGAAAACTACGCGCCTGGAAATTTCCATTTAATAAACCGTCAGAACTGGCAGATGATTGAGTTTTACAATCATCACTTGGCCATTTTAAGTATTGATGGATTTAAATTATTATCGGAAGACATTGTGATGGGTGAAAAGGAAACACCTTCCTTCCTTTTAATCCGACCTTAA
- a CDS encoding thiamine-binding protein, whose protein sequence is MSDYTINAAIQLLPIDTEQKRWDVVDKAILLIQKSGLKYKVCPFETVVEGKSSDVFALIDGIKTIALQNSNEILINIKIHAANRDVFFEEKLEKY, encoded by the coding sequence ATGAGTGATTATACCATTAACGCGGCCATTCAACTGTTGCCTATAGATACTGAACAGAAAAGATGGGATGTGGTAGATAAAGCCATTTTGTTAATTCAGAAAAGCGGATTAAAGTATAAGGTTTGTCCTTTTGAAACAGTGGTTGAAGGAAAAAGCTCAGATGTATTTGCCTTAATTGACGGCATTAAAACTATTGCACTACAAAATTCAAACGAAATTCTCATTAATATAAAAATACATGCGGCTAACCGTGATGTGTTTTTCGAGGAAAAATTAGAAAAATATTAA
- a CDS encoding orotate phosphoribosyltransferase, whose translation MTSFDDSAFKIAEFLLQIKAIKLSPDKPFTWASGRKSPIYCDNRKTLSYPQIRTYIRQEYVNTINKHFGKPDVIAGVATGGIAQGALIAQEMGLPFVYIRSEAKKHGLTNMIEGVVEKGQSVIVIEDLISTGGSSLKAVDALKEAGCVVKGMVAIFTYGFDEAADNFKKANIIVKTLTDYNVLIDEALKKGYIDEKDVESLKQWRKDPANWGVVNN comes from the coding sequence ATGACCTCATTTGACGACTCGGCGTTTAAAATTGCCGAATTTTTATTACAAATCAAAGCTATTAAGTTAAGTCCGGATAAACCATTTACCTGGGCTAGCGGGCGTAAATCGCCAATATATTGTGATAACCGTAAAACATTATCTTATCCTCAAATTCGTACGTATATCCGTCAGGAATATGTTAACACCATCAACAAACATTTCGGTAAGCCGGACGTAATTGCAGGTGTTGCTACCGGAGGAATTGCTCAAGGCGCCTTAATTGCACAAGAAATGGGATTGCCTTTTGTATATATTCGCAGCGAAGCTAAAAAACACGGCTTAACGAATATGATTGAAGGTGTTGTTGAGAAAGGACAAAGTGTTATTGTGATTGAAGATTTAATTTCAACCGGAGGCAGTAGTTTAAAAGCAGTTGACGCTTTGAAAGAAGCAGGTTGTGTGGTTAAAGGCATGGTAGCTATTTTTACTTATGGATTTGATGAGGCAGCCGATAATTTCAAAAAGGCGAATATTATTGTAAAGACTTTAACCGATTATAACGTACTTATTGATGAAGCTTTGAAAAAAGGTTACATTGATGAGAAGGATGTGGAGTCATTAAAGCAATGGCGTAAAGATCCTGCCAACTGGGGCGTTGTAAATAATTAA
- a CDS encoding NUDIX domain-containing protein: MNKKIYFNNAYILLTQETIQPSGNQLIVDTSKVTDDFWQLSLQEFIQQNTKQDLIFLCKNVDSFFEKLKTQFVYIEAAGGLITQKNKFLFIYRLDKWDLPKGKIDTGEKPPQAAIRECEEECAITGLKIVKELPSSYHIYPYKGKYALKITYWYLMNSTHSGELIPQTEENIEKVEWMDKNAIHSIVKENTYPSVLDLISVSIDN, translated from the coding sequence ATGAACAAAAAAATTTATTTCAATAATGCATATATTCTCTTAACACAAGAGACAATTCAACCTTCGGGCAATCAATTAATTGTAGATACCTCTAAAGTTACGGATGATTTTTGGCAGCTTTCTTTGCAAGAATTTATTCAACAAAACACCAAACAGGATTTGATTTTTCTTTGCAAAAACGTAGATTCTTTTTTTGAAAAACTAAAGACACAATTTGTTTACATTGAAGCGGCAGGCGGACTCATCACACAAAAAAATAAATTTCTTTTCATCTATCGTTTGGATAAATGGGATTTACCCAAAGGCAAAATAGATACGGGCGAAAAACCACCTCAAGCCGCTATTCGTGAATGTGAAGAGGAATGCGCTATTACAGGACTTAAGATCGTAAAAGAACTACCTTCCTCCTACCATATTTATCCCTATAAAGGGAAATACGCCCTTAAAATCACGTATTGGTACTTAATGAATAGTACACATTCAGGAGAGCTCATTCCGCAAACCGAGGAGAATATTGAAAAAGTGGAATGGATGGATAAAAACGCTATACATTCTATTGTAAAAGAAAACACATATCCGTCAGTTTTAGACTTGATTTCGGTCAGTATTGATAATTAA
- a CDS encoding universal stress protein, whose translation MIHFKSGKILIPVDFSDTSLLAIKHGAFLAKYTKGDLYLLHVINKQYEHYAVVEQPMHIDGPEKFEQAATNKLNFLANQIKDEYGVTINTIVKMGNPTKEIIATEKEIGADMVVMGTHGYSPIEEFVIGSNTLKVITKGSVPVMTMSQKAKKFGYTNILLPIDTSGHSRQKVTYAIELAKTFSAHLHVAGILGADDVNEAAGMGVVMNQIKELAKKQNVIATSEILKDVKNRAKATIAQAEKTKSDLIIIMTDQEAEISGFFLGPYAQQVIHHSDIPVIAITPEQNTDSDVSIMSGTSGI comes from the coding sequence ATGATACATTTTAAATCAGGCAAAATTTTAATTCCGGTAGATTTTTCGGATACCTCATTATTAGCCATTAAACATGGAGCCTTTTTAGCGAAATATACTAAAGGCGATTTATACCTATTGCACGTTATTAATAAGCAGTATGAACATTATGCTGTCGTAGAACAACCTATGCATATTGATGGACCTGAAAAATTTGAACAAGCTGCAACTAATAAATTAAACTTTTTAGCCAATCAGATTAAAGATGAATATGGAGTAACCATTAACACAATTGTGAAAATGGGAAATCCTACCAAAGAAATCATTGCTACCGAAAAAGAAATTGGTGCGGATATGGTGGTAATGGGCACTCATGGCTATTCACCGATTGAAGAATTTGTAATCGGAAGCAACACTTTAAAGGTAATTACCAAAGGAAGTGTGCCGGTTATGACCATGAGTCAAAAAGCGAAGAAATTCGGTTACACAAACATTTTATTACCTATTGATACATCAGGACACAGTCGCCAAAAAGTAACTTACGCCATCGAATTAGCTAAAACATTCAGCGCGCACTTACACGTTGCAGGAATTTTAGGGGCCGATGATGTAAATGAAGCAGCAGGTATGGGTGTGGTAATGAATCAAATTAAAGAATTAGCAAAAAAACAAAACGTAATCGCCACCAGCGAAATTTTGAAAGATGTTAAGAACCGTGCAAAGGCAACGATTGCACAAGCCGAAAAAACCAAATCTGATTTAATCATTATTATGACGGATCAGGAAGCGGAAATCAGCGGTTTCTTCTTAGGTCCGTATGCGCAACAGGTCATTCATCATTCGGATATTCCGGTGATTGCCATTACGCCTGAACAAAACACCGATTCAGACGTTAGCATTATGTCAGGCACATCAGGAATTTAA
- a CDS encoding MMPL family transporter produces MEFYEKYRHNFEYDNEFVLIALENKNGIFNKSYLEKVDALTNDLNQLSYVKQVISPTNLKMLSLGGLAPVQTKVLHYDNPDLYKDDSTAIYSSGEFVGSFFPKNAKSLSIYIKTRDELSKVKSDSLANQIVACINKYKFDDIHFVGRIFAQDVYLQNLQKEFVYFLTISFALVIIFLWFSFRSVYGIIVPISIVLISIFWTLGIMALIGKPIDLMSVMLPTMVFIAGMSDVVHFFSKYFEELSKNTERSKIYPLILKEVGFPTFLTLITTLVGFLSLLFSSIQPIRDFGIYTSVGIVIAFILSYTLLPALLFFFTPKKLVSVHGHDNNTYNVMRKMLFWIFRNQKAIVAITVLLIITSVAGIYKIKVNNLLLDDLSNGVKIKQDFNFFDKEYSGVRPLEIQITVKDTGKNVWDYSIIKQLNGLDEFIKKEYGAGFLYSPASLVKSLNKALNDNAGLTIPNEEDFETITKELKNNKKNKDIKRLVSADFKTARISAKIQDVGSSIVKEHNQKLNEYVAANINAKELEITVTGAAHLVDLNNDYMVENMMQGFLFSIIVIVILTYFLHRSWRMVLVFILPNVIPLAIMAGVMGFMGIELKSATSLVFSIAFGVATDDTIHFISRLKIELGYGKSLMYAFKRTYFETGKPILLTTFILMGGFMSLMISDFQSTYYFGFLICVTIIIAVLADIFLLPVMLFAILGGKKKELPNEQNPVQNP; encoded by the coding sequence TTGGAGTTCTACGAAAAGTACCGCCACAATTTCGAGTACGACAATGAATTCGTATTAATTGCTCTTGAAAACAAAAACGGCATCTTTAATAAAAGTTACCTCGAAAAGGTGGACGCGCTTACCAACGACTTAAACCAATTAAGCTACGTTAAGCAAGTTATTTCACCAACCAATTTAAAAATGCTTAGTCTTGGCGGACTCGCTCCGGTTCAAACCAAAGTATTGCATTACGATAATCCCGATTTGTATAAAGATGACAGCACCGCCATTTACAGCTCAGGAGAATTTGTTGGTTCTTTCTTTCCGAAGAATGCAAAATCACTCAGCATTTACATTAAAACCCGCGACGAACTCAGTAAAGTAAAATCCGATTCTCTGGCAAATCAAATCGTAGCATGTATTAACAAATACAAATTCGACGACATCCATTTTGTGGGCAGAATTTTCGCGCAGGATGTGTACTTACAAAATCTTCAAAAAGAATTTGTGTACTTCCTCACTATTTCTTTTGCCTTAGTCATTATCTTCCTTTGGTTTTCCTTCCGAAGTGTTTACGGCATTATTGTTCCTATCTCTATAGTTCTTATTTCTATTTTCTGGACCTTAGGCATCATGGCTTTGATTGGTAAACCTATTGATTTAATGTCGGTGATGCTGCCTACCATGGTATTTATTGCCGGCATGAGTGATGTGGTGCATTTCTTTTCCAAATACTTCGAAGAGCTATCTAAAAACACCGAGCGCAGCAAAATTTATCCTCTCATTTTAAAAGAAGTGGGCTTCCCTACTTTCCTTACTTTAATCACCACACTGGTTGGATTTTTATCGCTCTTATTTTCGAGCATACAACCCATCCGTGATTTCGGAATTTACACCTCAGTGGGAATTGTAATTGCTTTTATCTTAAGCTACACCTTGCTTCCAGCGCTTTTATTTTTCTTCACGCCTAAAAAACTGGTAAGCGTGCATGGCCACGACAATAACACTTATAATGTGATGCGTAAAATGCTCTTCTGGATATTCAGAAACCAGAAAGCCATCGTTGCCATCACTGTTTTACTAATTATTACCTCCGTTGCCGGGATTTATAAAATAAAGGTGAATAATCTATTGTTAGATGATTTAAGCAATGGTGTAAAAATCAAACAAGACTTTAACTTCTTCGATAAAGAATACAGCGGTGTTCGTCCGCTCGAAATACAAATCACCGTAAAGGATACCGGCAAAAACGTTTGGGATTACAGCATCATTAAACAGTTGAACGGACTTGACGAATTCATTAAGAAAGAATATGGGGCAGGATTTTTGTATTCACCTGCTTCGCTGGTAAAGTCGCTCAACAAAGCTTTGAATGATAATGCGGGTCTGACTATACCGAATGAAGAAGACTTTGAAACCATTACCAAGGAATTAAAAAACAACAAAAAGAACAAAGACATCAAGCGTTTGGTGAGTGCCGATTTTAAAACCGCGCGCATCAGTGCAAAAATTCAGGATGTGGGCAGTAGCATTGTAAAAGAACACAATCAAAAATTAAACGAATATGTAGCGGCAAACATTAATGCCAAAGAATTAGAAATAACAGTTACAGGAGCGGCGCATTTGGTAGATTTGAATAACGATTACATGGTAGAAAACATGATGCAGGGCTTTTTGTTTTCGATTATTGTGATTGTCATCCTCACTTACTTTTTACACCGCAGCTGGAGAATGGTATTGGTATTTATTTTACCGAATGTTATTCCTTTAGCCATTATGGCGGGCGTGATGGGCTTTATGGGCATCGAATTAAAATCGGCCACTTCTTTGGTGTTTAGCATTGCTTTTGGTGTAGCTACTGATGACACCATACACTTTATATCGCGTTTAAAAATAGAATTAGGTTACGGCAAGAGTTTAATGTACGCTTTTAAGCGCACCTATTTTGAAACAGGAAAACCCATATTGCTCACCACTTTCATTTTAATGGGAGGATTCATGAGTTTAATGATCAGCGATTTTCAGAGTACTTATTATTTCGGTTTTTTAATTTGCGTCACCATTATCATTGCCGTACTCGCCGATATCTTTTTACTGCCGGTAATGCTATTTGCCATTTTGGGCGGGAAGAAGAAAGAACTACCGAATGAACAAAACCCTGTTCAAAACCCATAA
- a CDS encoding O-antigen ligase family protein, with translation MKTRSQIFFENLPVLFTFLMPFGLNLSILIILWFITSLFVAKKDDMLSGLKNPWFLVMLGYFTLHVISAALSDNKHESIRAIEVKLGFLAFPYFFFLFKINTATIRRIVIAFVSGCFFALIACLMRALWIYIVDGENHFYYNKFSYFMHAGYFSMYMLFASVVLFLVYPVWFEKEKWLTIMRVFLMLSFVTGIFLCASKIGIIALLAVGILLPIIKYKEVITPGRFVVFLLALCALVGILYVALPTPFERLSNAFKTASSANVDKTSVESTAVRMLIWGESMEIIKNNFWWGVGVGDANDVLQAAYKEHGLTGALEHNLNTHNQYFQTFIGLGVVGTLLLVIGTLGGMIYGFAKRNTVLVLFSVIIMLNFLVESMLQTQAGNLFYGFFVCLLLRYELMILPENETKHQH, from the coding sequence GTGAAAACGCGCAGCCAAATATTTTTTGAAAATCTGCCGGTGTTGTTCACCTTCTTAATGCCATTTGGATTAAACTTATCCATTCTCATCATACTCTGGTTTATTACCTCTTTGTTTGTGGCCAAAAAAGACGATATGTTAAGCGGTTTAAAAAATCCATGGTTCCTTGTGATGCTAGGTTATTTTACATTACACGTTATCAGCGCAGCTCTTTCTGATAACAAACATGAATCCATCCGGGCCATTGAAGTAAAACTGGGTTTTTTAGCCTTTCCATATTTTTTCTTTCTATTTAAAATCAATACAGCCACCATTCGACGTATCGTGATTGCTTTTGTAAGTGGATGTTTCTTTGCCTTGATAGCTTGTTTAATGCGGGCCTTGTGGATTTATATAGTGGACGGAGAAAATCATTTTTACTACAATAAATTTTCTTATTTCATGCATGCGGGTTATTTCTCCATGTACATGTTGTTTGCTTCAGTCGTTTTATTTTTAGTTTATCCTGTATGGTTTGAGAAAGAAAAATGGCTCACCATCATGCGCGTGTTTTTAATGCTAAGTTTTGTGACCGGCATCTTTTTATGCGCATCTAAAATCGGTATCATTGCTTTATTAGCTGTAGGTATTTTGCTTCCGATTATTAAATACAAGGAGGTAATTACACCCGGAAGATTTGTGGTGTTTTTATTAGCGCTTTGTGCTTTAGTTGGCATTTTATATGTGGCTTTACCAACACCATTTGAAAGACTCAGTAATGCTTTTAAAACAGCTTCTTCAGCTAACGTTGATAAAACTTCCGTGGAGAGTACAGCCGTTCGTATGTTGATTTGGGGAGAAAGCATGGAAATCATTAAAAATAATTTCTGGTGGGGAGTAGGTGTAGGCGATGCGAATGATGTTTTACAAGCGGCCTACAAAGAGCATGGACTCACCGGCGCCTTAGAACATAATTTAAACACCCACAATCAATACTTTCAAACCTTTATCGGATTGGGTGTAGTTGGGACATTGCTTTTAGTAATAGGGACGCTTGGTGGAATGATTTATGGATTTGCTAAACGTAATACTGTTTTGGTTTTATTCAGCGTGATTATTATGCTGAATTTTTTGGTAGAGTCGATGCTGCAAACACAAGCCGGTAATTTGTTTTATGGCTTTTTTGTGTGTTTGTTGTTGCGGTATGAGTTGATGATTTTACCTGAAAATGAGACAAAACATCAGCATTAA